From Candidatus Pedobacter colombiensis, one genomic window encodes:
- the pelA gene encoding pectate lyase, giving the protein MKSYKNITKIVLSGVACLCFVQVNAQDLQADNMLLFQRGNGGWSKQFKGKAFKYDVEFSDSEKSEIAAEARKDDANIDNGATAKEIRYLVKAYKKDKNPKYLAAAEDGIRYLLKAQYQNGGWPQYYPDKRFYRAHITYNDNAMINALNVLQDVVLKQNDFEVVSEKLIEPSANAIKKGIDCILKTQIKVNGKLTAWCQQYDERTLEPAKARAYELPSISGSESDEIVEFLMSQPNPSREIKDAINAAVEWFQTVKIVGYKIIEVPAPGTEKGKDRQLVADDASTIWARYYEIGTNKPFFCDRDGIVKYSIQDIGYERRNGYAWYGTWPKKVLEKVYPAWVKRNGK; this is encoded by the coding sequence ATGAAATCGTATAAAAATATAACAAAGATTGTATTAAGTGGTGTTGCCTGCCTGTGTTTTGTGCAGGTTAATGCCCAGGATCTGCAGGCAGATAATATGCTATTGTTTCAACGTGGGAATGGGGGCTGGTCTAAGCAATTCAAAGGCAAAGCCTTTAAATATGATGTCGAGTTTTCGGATAGCGAAAAATCTGAGATAGCAGCCGAAGCAAGGAAAGATGATGCAAATATTGATAACGGTGCGACTGCCAAGGAAATCAGGTATTTGGTTAAAGCCTATAAAAAGGACAAGAATCCAAAATATCTTGCCGCTGCCGAAGATGGTATTCGCTATTTGTTAAAAGCGCAATATCAAAATGGTGGATGGCCGCAGTATTATCCTGATAAGCGTTTTTATAGAGCTCATATTACCTATAACGACAATGCGATGATCAACGCATTGAATGTATTGCAAGATGTAGTCCTCAAACAAAATGACTTTGAAGTGGTTAGCGAGAAGCTAATCGAGCCAAGTGCCAATGCTATAAAAAAGGGGATTGACTGCATTCTAAAAACACAGATCAAAGTAAACGGTAAGCTTACCGCCTGGTGTCAGCAATATGATGAGCGAACATTAGAACCTGCAAAGGCCAGAGCCTATGAGTTACCTTCTATAAGTGGTTCCGAAAGCGATGAAATCGTTGAATTTCTAATGAGCCAGCCAAATCCTTCAAGAGAAATCAAGGATGCCATAAATGCAGCTGTAGAATGGTTTCAGACGGTGAAAATTGTAGGATATAAAATTATTGAAGTGCCGGCACCAGGTACAGAGAAAGGAAAAGATAGACAGTTGGTGGCTGATGATGCATCCACAATATGGGCAAGGTATTATGAGATCGGAACGAACAAACCTTTCTTTTGCGATCGGGATGGCATTGTGAAATATTCAATTCAAGATATTGGTTATGAAAGGCGTAATGGCTATGCCTGGTATGGGACCTGGCCCAAAAAAGTACTCGAAAAGGTGTATCCGGCTTGGGTAAAGAGAAATGGTAAATAG
- a CDS encoding pectinesterase family protein encodes MKRLLLCLTCLLYFYTAFAQKADFVVAKDGSGNFKTIQEAINAVPDFKNTTTTIFIKNGVYKEKLNLSAAKRKVRMLGESTDKTILTYDDYAQKKDSLGKDIGTTGSSSFFIYGDDFTAENITFENSAGPVGQAVALWIAGDKARFLNCKMLGFQDTLYTYGKGSRQYFYKCYISGTVDFIFGSATVIFDKCEIFCKKPGYVTAASTPDTTKYGYVFMSCKINGSAPDGSVYLGRPWRPAAKTVFLNCELGAVIKAEGWHNWGKESNEKTAFYAEYKSKGIGAQPEKRVSWSHQLSDQEAKEYTVTQIFKGWQPVQ; translated from the coding sequence ATGAAAAGATTACTTTTATGCCTTACTTGCCTACTCTATTTTTATACTGCTTTTGCCCAAAAAGCAGATTTTGTGGTGGCAAAAGATGGAAGTGGAAATTTTAAAACCATACAGGAAGCGATAAATGCTGTTCCTGATTTTAAAAATACAACGACTACTATATTCATAAAAAATGGAGTGTATAAAGAGAAATTAAATCTCTCAGCTGCTAAACGGAAAGTAAGGATGTTAGGAGAAAGTACCGATAAAACGATACTTACCTATGATGACTACGCGCAAAAGAAAGACAGTCTTGGCAAAGATATTGGTACTACCGGATCTTCGTCATTCTTCATTTACGGTGATGACTTTACCGCCGAAAATATCACCTTTGAGAATAGTGCCGGACCTGTTGGTCAGGCTGTAGCCCTTTGGATTGCAGGAGATAAGGCCCGCTTCCTAAATTGTAAGATGCTGGGTTTTCAGGATACCCTATATACTTATGGAAAAGGAAGCAGGCAATACTTTTATAAATGCTACATCAGCGGTACTGTAGATTTTATATTCGGATCTGCTACAGTAATCTTTGATAAATGTGAAATTTTCTGCAAGAAACCGGGTTATGTTACTGCAGCTTCTACACCCGATACAACCAAATACGGCTACGTATTTATGAGCTGTAAAATCAATGGTTCCGCGCCCGATGGTTCAGTTTATTTAGGCAGACCATGGCGCCCGGCTGCAAAAACTGTTTTCTTAAACTGTGAACTCGGAGCTGTAATAAAAGCGGAGGGTTGGCACAACTGGGGCAAAGAAAGTAATGAGAAAACAGCTTTCTATGCAGAATATAAGAGTAAAGGAATAGGAGCACAACCTGAAAAAAGAGTAAGTTGGTCTCATCAGCTCAGCGATCAAGAGGCTAAGGAGTATACCGTTACACAAATATTTAAGGGTTGGCAACCTGTGCAATAA
- a CDS encoding altronate dehydratase family protein has protein sequence MKQKILKVHPKDNVLVALTDLVKGEEVIYEDQSYLLTDNVPAKHKFTTMDLSAGDQLIMYGVLVGKAQIDIPVGSIITTSNIKHAATEFNATDAHINWEKPDISEWKDRTFNGFHRTDGQVGTANYWLVIPMVFCENRNLEVLQEALMNNLGYGRNENYQSQAKELMSLYEKGASVNDILNAQLTYSESVAKQNRMFPNVDGIKFLTHTGGCGGTRQDSETLCGLLAGYITHPNVAGATVLSLGCQNAQVSILKEEIEKRSRNFDKPLYILDQQTIGKESELLSQAIKQTFAGLIQANANERKPAPLSNLCIGLECGGSDGFSGISANPAIGYASDLLVALGGSVILAEFPELCGVEQNLSDRCVDKEDAERFEYLMKTYSKRATEAGSGFDMNPSPGNIKDGLITDAIKSAGAAKKGGTSPVVAVLDYPEKVFKPGLNLLCTPGNDVESTTAEVGSGANVVLFTTGLGTPTGNPIAPVIKISSNTKLFNKMSDIIDLDTGPIIDGDETIKQAGSRILDYVIGVASGTTTVSAVRHIQDDFIPWKRGVSL, from the coding sequence ATGAAGCAAAAAATATTAAAGGTTCACCCTAAGGATAATGTGCTGGTTGCGCTTACGGACCTTGTGAAAGGGGAAGAGGTAATTTACGAAGACCAATCTTATTTGCTGACAGATAATGTACCTGCAAAACATAAATTTACCACTATGGACTTATCGGCCGGCGATCAGTTGATTATGTATGGCGTTTTAGTCGGTAAAGCACAAATAGATATTCCTGTAGGCTCTATCATCACTACCAGTAATATTAAACACGCTGCTACGGAGTTTAATGCTACTGATGCACACATCAACTGGGAGAAACCCGATATTTCGGAATGGAAGGACAGGACCTTTAATGGTTTTCACCGTACCGATGGACAAGTAGGTACCGCTAATTACTGGTTGGTAATACCGATGGTTTTTTGTGAAAACAGAAACCTTGAAGTATTACAGGAAGCATTGATGAATAATCTTGGTTATGGTAGAAATGAAAACTACCAATCGCAAGCCAAAGAATTGATGTCGCTTTATGAAAAAGGCGCCAGCGTAAATGATATCTTAAATGCCCAGCTTACCTATTCCGAAAGTGTAGCAAAGCAAAATCGCATGTTTCCAAATGTGGATGGCATCAAGTTCTTAACCCATACAGGTGGTTGCGGTGGTACGCGTCAGGATTCTGAAACCCTTTGTGGTTTGCTGGCCGGTTATATTACGCATCCAAATGTTGCTGGTGCGACGGTGTTAAGCTTAGGCTGCCAGAATGCACAGGTAAGTATCCTTAAAGAAGAAATAGAAAAAAGAAGCCGCAATTTTGATAAGCCGCTTTATATCCTGGATCAGCAAACGATAGGTAAAGAATCGGAACTGTTGAGCCAGGCAATTAAACAAACTTTTGCCGGCTTGATACAGGCTAATGCCAACGAGCGGAAACCTGCCCCATTAAGTAACCTTTGTATCGGTCTCGAATGTGGTGGTTCTGATGGTTTCTCCGGAATATCAGCAAATCCTGCAATTGGTTATGCATCTGATTTATTGGTGGCGCTTGGTGGATCGGTAATCCTAGCAGAGTTCCCTGAGCTTTGTGGTGTAGAACAAAACCTGAGCGACCGTTGTGTAGATAAAGAAGATGCCGAACGTTTCGAGTATTTGATGAAAACTTATAGCAAAAGAGCTACTGAAGCAGGTTCCGGTTTTGACATGAATCCTTCACCTGGTAACATTAAAGATGGTCTGATTACAGATGCCATTAAATCTGCGGGTGCGGCTAAAAAAGGAGGGACCTCTCCGGTTGTTGCCGTATTGGATTATCCTGAGAAAGTATTTAAACCTGGGTTAAACTTATTGTGTACACCGGGTAATGATGTAGAATCTACAACAGCTGAAGTAGGATCGGGCGCTAACGTGGTGCTGTTTACAACAGGATTAGGAACACCGACTGGTAACCCTATCGCTCCGGTGATTAAGATATCGAGCAATACCAAACTGTTTAACAAAATGAGCGACATCATTGATTTGGATACAGGACCTATTATAGATGGCGATGAAACCATTAAACAGGCAGGTAGCCGAATTTTAGATTATGTAATTGGTGTAGCGAGCGGTACAACTACTGTTAGTGCAGTACGCCATATTCAGGATGATTTTATTCCATGGAAAAGAGGTGTTTCCTTGTAA
- a CDS encoding LacI family DNA-binding transcriptional regulator: MFEPPTLKDIANALGLSTSTVSRALRDTYEISAKTKKLVFDYAEKINYQPNPNALSLKERRTKSIGVVVSEVANHYFSQAINGIESIAYDRGYHVIITQTHESYAREKINIQHLASRSIDGLLISLSAETSDTAHLKYLHERGMPMVFFDRVPNDIHTHKITANNELGAFDATAHLLKSGYKKIAHLTSSEHLSISIERLRGYTTALNKYGINVNPDYIKHCPHGGMFPEETEQAVLELINLKDKPDAIFIAGDRLSIGCLEVLKKLNIKVPEQIALAGFSNSDVLNLFEYPISSVRQPAFEMGEAATEMLLQLIESKYPITEFENRVIDTELFTRN, translated from the coding sequence ATGTTCGAGCCACCTACCTTAAAAGATATCGCGAATGCCTTAGGACTATCCACTTCTACAGTATCCAGGGCCTTAAGGGACACTTACGAGATTAGTGCCAAAACAAAAAAACTGGTATTTGACTATGCTGAAAAGATCAACTATCAGCCCAATCCCAATGCATTAAGTTTAAAAGAACGAAGAACAAAATCTATTGGTGTAGTAGTCAGTGAAGTTGCCAATCATTACTTTTCTCAGGCCATCAATGGCATTGAATCTATTGCCTACGACAGGGGGTATCACGTTATCATTACACAAACCCATGAGTCGTACGCCCGGGAAAAAATAAATATCCAACATCTCGCTTCCCGTTCTATTGATGGTTTGCTGATCTCTCTTTCTGCCGAAACTTCAGATACGGCTCATTTAAAGTATTTACATGAAAGGGGTATGCCGATGGTCTTTTTCGACAGGGTTCCTAATGACATTCATACGCATAAAATTACGGCTAATAATGAACTGGGGGCATTTGATGCTACAGCTCATCTGCTCAAATCAGGCTACAAAAAAATTGCCCACCTTACCAGTTCCGAACATCTCTCTATCAGTATTGAGCGCTTACGTGGATATACCACTGCTCTGAATAAATATGGCATTAATGTTAATCCTGATTATATCAAACATTGCCCTCATGGCGGTATGTTTCCGGAAGAGACGGAGCAGGCTGTGTTGGAACTGATCAATCTTAAGGATAAACCTGATGCAATTTTTATAGCGGGCGACCGCTTATCTATTGGTTGTCTTGAAGTGTTGAAAAAACTAAACATCAAAGTTCCTGAGCAAATTGCACTTGCAGGATTTAGTAACTCTGATGTGCTGAACCTATTTGAATATCCGATTAGTTCTGTTAGACAACCGGCATTTGAAATGGGTGAAGCTGCAACAGAAATGCTGCTGCAGCTTATTGAAAGTAAATATCCTATAACCGAATTTGAGAATCGGGTGATTGACACTGAATTGTTTACCCGTAACTAA
- a CDS encoding glycoside hydrolase family 28 protein, with product MSFTTNAKYKLRGFLATIFAMLVLDTAAQQPATIWKSTAEPLAEMALIRKQINAPVFPAKDFLITSYGAKGDGKTLNTEAFKKAIADCAKNGGGRVVVPLGNYLTGAIHLKSNVNLHLVDNAKITFSVNPKDYPIVFGRWEGMELMNYSALIYAYGQKNIAITGNGILDGNATYKDWYSWNVGKPSKQVKARDLLHELNRKQTDPKTRVFGDGSFLRPNFIQLYSCNNILISGVKMVNSPMWNVNPVLCENVTMEDLRIIAHGSNTDGIDPESCKNILIRNCYFDTGDDCIAIKSGRDQDGRRIGKPAENHIIENCEMKDGHGGVVIGSEISGGARNIFAISCIMDSPNLDRILRLKTSSSRGGIIENVFMKDIKVGAYRDAAVTCNMFYEQPGSFMPVIRNVWVENVDVEKGGDYAIFVNAYKESPVENLRMINCNIRGVKTPMKIDHVKDLKLENVTINGKLVTK from the coding sequence ATGAGTTTTACTACAAATGCTAAGTATAAGCTTAGGGGCTTTCTGGCAACAATTTTTGCAATGTTGGTTTTGGACACAGCTGCGCAACAACCGGCAACAATTTGGAAAAGTACGGCAGAGCCATTAGCGGAAATGGCACTGATTAGAAAACAGATTAATGCTCCGGTTTTTCCTGCTAAAGATTTTTTAATCACTAGTTATGGTGCAAAAGGAGATGGAAAAACGTTGAATACTGAAGCTTTTAAAAAGGCAATTGCCGATTGCGCTAAAAATGGTGGCGGTAGAGTAGTTGTTCCTTTGGGTAATTATTTAACAGGTGCAATTCACTTAAAAAGTAATGTAAACCTGCATCTGGTTGATAATGCAAAGATCACTTTTAGCGTAAATCCTAAGGACTACCCGATTGTATTTGGAAGATGGGAAGGCATGGAGCTGATGAATTACTCGGCATTGATTTATGCTTATGGTCAGAAAAACATAGCCATTACAGGTAATGGAATATTAGACGGTAATGCAACTTATAAAGATTGGTATTCATGGAATGTTGGTAAGCCATCAAAACAAGTTAAAGCAAGAGATCTGTTACATGAATTAAATAGGAAACAAACTGATCCTAAAACCAGGGTATTTGGTGATGGCAGTTTTTTACGTCCAAATTTTATCCAGCTTTATAGCTGTAACAACATACTGATTTCTGGCGTAAAAATGGTTAATTCACCAATGTGGAATGTAAATCCTGTATTGTGCGAAAATGTAACGATGGAAGATTTAAGGATTATTGCGCATGGTTCCAATACGGATGGTATTGATCCAGAGTCTTGTAAAAATATATTGATCAGGAACTGCTATTTTGATACAGGTGATGATTGCATAGCTATCAAATCGGGAAGAGATCAGGATGGTCGCAGAATTGGGAAACCCGCCGAAAATCACATTATAGAGAATTGTGAGATGAAAGATGGACATGGTGGTGTGGTAATTGGCAGCGAAATCTCAGGAGGAGCCAGGAACATATTTGCCATCAGTTGCATCATGGATAGCCCAAACTTAGACCGGATTTTAAGACTGAAAACAAGCTCTAGCAGAGGTGGTATTATTGAAAATGTATTTATGAAAGACATTAAAGTAGGTGCTTATCGTGATGCGGCAGTTACATGTAATATGTTTTATGAGCAGCCAGGTAGCTTTATGCCGGTGATAAGAAACGTTTGGGTAGAAAACGTGGACGTAGAAAAGGGCGGCGATTACGCAATTTTTGTAAATGCCTATAAAGAATCACCTGTTGAAAACCTAAGAATGATCAACTGCAACATTCGTGGCGTAAAAACACCAATGAAAATAGATCATGTGAAAGATCTTAAACTAGAAAATGTAACGATCAATGGTAAGTTAGTTACCAAATAA
- a CDS encoding glycoside hydrolase family 28 protein, whose translation MFKCEKLVSAICAVPLFVLSFNATAQNKNASKAYSFDNLPVIATTSFKNDTISILKYGAKNDGITLNTNSINQAISDCNKRGGGVVLIPEGLWLTGPIELKSNVNLHLKKNALLQFTKDFDQYPLVEGSWEGIPQMRNQSPIWAIGQQNIAITGSGIIDGAGEAWRMVKKDKLTESQWKDLLASGGVLSENKKIWYPSEKSLKGSKMKDPGMVVKGKNAAFYAEIKDFLRPNLMVLTRCKRVLLEGVTFQNSPAWNLHPLMTEDLIIRNVYAKNPWYAQNGDGLDLESCKNVLVEGSTFDVGDDGICIKSGRDEAGRKRGMPTENVIIRNSTVYHAHGGFVIGSEMSGGARNIFVSDCTFIGTDIGLRFKTTRGRGGVVENIYAKNINMKDIAEEAILFDMYYAAVDPVPLAGETRETPKVQLLPVTEATPVFRQFYINNIVCDGARKAVFVRGLPEMSISDIYLDNLIIKAKAGIDIQEAKNIHISNAHLEIKNAQPLIYIQNGKSIGLKNIKYSNADLLFRVNGDKNADIMLSETNTTKAKAQAEFGHGANANVLQIKNK comes from the coding sequence ATGTTTAAGTGTGAAAAATTAGTGTCTGCTATATGCGCTGTGCCACTATTTGTGTTGTCGTTTAATGCCACTGCGCAAAATAAAAATGCCTCAAAGGCGTATTCTTTTGATAATCTACCGGTAATTGCTACAACCTCTTTTAAAAATGATACCATAAGCATTCTTAAATATGGTGCGAAAAATGATGGGATTACCTTAAATACGAATAGCATAAATCAAGCTATATCTGATTGCAATAAGCGTGGAGGTGGTGTAGTTCTCATTCCGGAAGGGCTATGGCTTACGGGACCAATAGAATTGAAAAGTAATGTAAACCTACACCTGAAGAAGAATGCATTGCTACAGTTTACCAAAGATTTTGATCAATATCCATTAGTAGAAGGTAGTTGGGAAGGAATACCTCAAATGCGTAACCAATCCCCAATATGGGCCATTGGTCAACAAAATATTGCCATTACCGGTTCGGGCATTATCGATGGCGCAGGAGAAGCATGGCGAATGGTGAAAAAAGATAAACTTACCGAAAGCCAATGGAAAGACTTGTTGGCATCTGGTGGGGTGCTGAGTGAGAATAAGAAGATTTGGTATCCCTCAGAAAAATCACTTAAAGGTTCTAAAATGAAAGATCCCGGTATGGTGGTTAAGGGAAAGAATGCTGCTTTTTATGCTGAAATAAAGGATTTTTTACGCCCCAATTTAATGGTGCTCACCAGATGTAAACGTGTATTGCTGGAAGGCGTAACCTTCCAGAATTCGCCGGCATGGAATCTTCATCCTTTAATGACAGAAGATTTAATCATTAGAAACGTATATGCTAAAAACCCTTGGTATGCCCAAAATGGTGATGGATTGGATCTGGAATCTTGTAAAAATGTATTGGTAGAAGGTAGCACATTTGATGTAGGAGATGATGGTATTTGTATAAAATCAGGTCGCGATGAAGCTGGACGTAAACGCGGTATGCCAACAGAAAACGTAATTATTCGCAACAGTACAGTATACCATGCACACGGTGGTTTTGTAATTGGTAGCGAAATGTCAGGTGGAGCAAGAAATATATTTGTATCAGATTGCACGTTTATAGGTACTGATATTGGTCTGCGTTTTAAAACGACCAGAGGTCGTGGTGGTGTAGTCGAAAACATTTATGCGAAGAACATCAATATGAAAGACATTGCCGAAGAAGCCATTCTTTTTGATATGTATTATGCTGCCGTTGATCCGGTGCCCTTGGCAGGAGAAACAAGAGAAACCCCGAAAGTGCAGTTATTACCTGTTACCGAAGCAACCCCGGTGTTTAGACAGTTTTATATAAATAATATAGTTTGTGATGGTGCTCGGAAAGCTGTATTTGTTAGAGGTTTGCCGGAAATGAGCATCAGTGACATTTATCTGGATAATTTAATCATTAAAGCTAAAGCAGGAATCGACATACAGGAAGCAAAAAATATACATATTTCTAATGCCCATCTGGAGATAAAAAATGCACAACCTTTAATCTATATCCAAAATGGGAAGTCTATTGGATTGAAAAACATAAAATATAGCAATGCAGATTTATTGTTCAGAGTAAATGGGGATAAAAATGCTGATATTATGTTATCAGAAACCAATACAACAAAAGCGAAGGCACAAGCTGAGTTCGGTCATGGCGCCAATGCGAATGTCTTGCAAATAAAAAATAAATAA
- a CDS encoding pectinesterase family protein, producing the protein MAMKYLLKTQALIVLCILCCTMEILAQGAIFPKEITVAQDGSGNYKTIQEAVNAVRDLGEKRVKIFIKKGIYNEKLVIPSWKTSISLIGEDKENTIITNNDFSGKVNPQGKDAFGKDKFTTYTSYTVLVQGNDVSIENLTIANTAGPVGQAVALHVEGDRFVAKNCKLLGFQDTLYAATEKSRQFYQDCYIEGTTDFIFGEATVVFQNCIINSLVNSFITAAATRPNQKFGFVLFNCTLQAAEKATKVYLGRPWRPYAKTVFINCELGNHITPEGWNPWKGDAMFPDKEKTAYYAEFGNKGPGAVSKERVSWSHQLNAKDIKSYTLKNILGGADNWNPLSEI; encoded by the coding sequence ATGGCAATGAAATATTTGTTAAAGACGCAGGCACTCATTGTATTATGCATCTTATGCTGTACGATGGAAATTCTGGCACAGGGAGCTATCTTCCCAAAAGAAATTACTGTCGCACAGGATGGGAGCGGTAATTATAAAACAATACAGGAAGCAGTAAATGCAGTACGTGATTTAGGGGAGAAAAGGGTAAAGATTTTTATTAAAAAAGGAATCTATAATGAAAAATTGGTTATCCCATCCTGGAAAACAAGTATCTCCCTGATTGGAGAAGATAAAGAAAATACAATCATCACCAATAATGATTTCTCAGGAAAGGTCAATCCACAAGGTAAAGATGCCTTTGGTAAAGATAAGTTTACTACTTATACTTCTTATACCGTATTGGTGCAGGGAAATGATGTAAGTATAGAGAACCTTACCATAGCCAATACTGCCGGCCCAGTAGGGCAAGCCGTGGCATTACATGTAGAGGGCGACCGATTTGTGGCCAAAAACTGTAAGTTATTGGGCTTTCAGGATACGCTTTATGCAGCAACAGAGAAAAGTCGTCAGTTTTACCAGGATTGCTATATAGAGGGCACTACAGATTTTATCTTTGGTGAAGCTACTGTAGTTTTTCAAAACTGCATAATCAATAGCCTGGTCAACTCCTTTATAACTGCGGCGGCTACCAGGCCAAATCAGAAATTTGGCTTTGTACTTTTTAACTGTACTCTTCAAGCAGCCGAAAAAGCTACAAAAGTATACCTGGGTAGGCCATGGCGCCCTTATGCAAAAACGGTTTTTATAAACTGTGAGCTAGGCAACCACATCACTCCTGAAGGTTGGAATCCCTGGAAAGGAGATGCTATGTTTCCGGATAAAGAGAAAACAGCCTATTATGCAGAATTTGGAAATAAAGGACCCGGTGCAGTATCAAAAGAACGTGTAAGTTGGTCACACCAGTTAAACGCGAAAGACATAAAATCCTATACACTTAAAAACATACTAGGCGGGGCAGACAACTGGAACCCACTATCAGAGATTTAA
- a CDS encoding tagaturonate reductase: MNLSKNTLADINAVGLILPKEELFNLPEKVLQFGTGVLLRGLPDYFIDKANRNGLFNGRVAVVKSTSKGGTKEFDEQDSLYTICVRGIENGQPVEENIISSAISRVLTADQDWNTILEIASSPELNIIVSNTTEVGIQLVKESIAQKPPVSFPAKLLAVLYARYKALGNTEVADLAVIATELISDNGKKLEAIVLELVAFNELDAAFTAWLSTHIRFCNSLVDRIVPGKPDAAALAKLETALGYTDELIIMAEPYRLWAIEGDEKVSALLGLEAADQGVIVRPDIEIFKELKVRLLNGSHTLTSGIAYLSGIDTVTKAMNNEATRNYVKELMMQEIVGAIPYDVAEAEAVAFANTVIDRFANPNIEHLWINITFQYTMKMKIRVLPVLLNYYKINNKVPAHIALGFAAFLLFMKAARKEGNQYFGNYEGREYLITDDEASYFYEAAQQSDADYVNLVLANNGLWGTDLSALDGFNSTVKENYNNILKNGVANALAGIDQSLQVSK, translated from the coding sequence ATGAACTTATCAAAAAATACTTTAGCCGACATTAACGCTGTCGGTTTGATCCTTCCAAAAGAAGAACTATTTAACCTTCCTGAAAAGGTATTGCAATTTGGAACAGGTGTGCTATTGCGAGGATTACCAGATTATTTTATAGATAAAGCCAACAGAAATGGCTTGTTTAACGGTAGAGTGGCAGTGGTCAAATCGACAAGTAAAGGCGGTACAAAAGAATTTGATGAACAGGATAGTTTATATACGATATGTGTAAGAGGAATTGAAAACGGACAGCCTGTTGAAGAAAATATCATCTCATCAGCGATCAGCCGCGTGCTTACTGCCGATCAGGATTGGAATACAATATTGGAAATTGCCAGTTCTCCGGAATTAAACATTATCGTATCTAATACCACAGAAGTAGGGATACAATTGGTAAAAGAAAGTATAGCTCAAAAACCACCGGTATCATTTCCGGCTAAGTTGTTGGCAGTATTGTATGCCAGATATAAAGCTTTGGGTAATACAGAAGTTGCTGACCTTGCCGTGATTGCTACAGAGCTAATTTCTGATAATGGAAAGAAACTGGAAGCTATAGTACTTGAACTTGTAGCCTTTAATGAATTAGATGCTGCATTTACAGCCTGGTTGAGCACACATATTCGTTTTTGTAATTCATTGGTAGATCGTATCGTTCCGGGTAAACCTGATGCAGCGGCGCTGGCAAAACTAGAAACTGCCCTTGGTTATACTGATGAACTGATCATTATGGCTGAGCCTTATCGCTTGTGGGCAATTGAAGGCGACGAGAAGGTTTCGGCCCTGTTGGGACTGGAAGCTGCTGATCAAGGGGTAATTGTAAGACCCGATATCGAGATCTTTAAAGAGCTGAAAGTGCGTTTGCTAAACGGATCACATACCCTTACTTCAGGTATAGCCTATTTGTCTGGCATAGATACGGTTACGAAAGCGATGAATAATGAAGCTACCCGCAACTATGTGAAAGAACTGATGATGCAGGAAATCGTGGGTGCTATACCTTATGATGTTGCTGAAGCGGAGGCTGTGGCATTTGCCAATACGGTAATAGATCGTTTTGCAAATCCTAATATTGAGCATTTATGGATCAACATTACCTTCCAGTACACCATGAAAATGAAAATAAGGGTACTGCCGGTATTGCTAAACTATTATAAAATCAACAATAAAGTGCCTGCACATATTGCTTTAGGTTTTGCTGCATTTCTGTTGTTTATGAAAGCTGCAAGAAAAGAAGGCAATCAGTATTTTGGAAACTACGAAGGAAGAGAATACCTGATTACTGATGATGAAGCGTCATATTTTTATGAAGCTGCCCAGCAAAGTGATGCGGATTATGTAAATTTAGTGCTGGCCAACAATGGATTATGGGGGACTGATCTTTCTGCTCTTGATGGCTTTAACAGTACTGTAAAAGAGAATTATAACAATATATTGAAAAATGGTGTAGCCAATGCTTTGGCTGGCATTGATCAATCACTACAAGTATCAAAATAA